The following proteins are co-located in the Imtechella halotolerans genome:
- a CDS encoding NAD-dependent epimerase/dehydratase family protein, whose translation MIHKETILVTGAAGFIGYHLCEYLLKNGYIVIGLDNINDYYDVNLKYARLNELGINRLDASAFYNYVESRVYGKQLFFVRMNLEDKVELPKLFDNFKIDWVCNLAAQAGVRYSIENPMTYIDSNIVGFVNLLECIRNNGIKKLVYASSSSVYGMNEKLPFSESDNVDYPISLYAATKKSNELIAYTYSHLYGIQTIGLRFFTVYGPWGRPDMAMFLFTDAILNNKPIKVFNEGNLSRDFTYIDDIIEGVALTLINTHLINKQYNLFNIGNGNPVKLLNFIKAIENEIGRKATKVMLPMQLGDVERTWADLQEFKNCFNYTPKVGIRIGVSKFVKWYKNYYQ comes from the coding sequence ATGATACATAAAGAAACCATATTAGTGACTGGAGCTGCTGGGTTTATTGGCTATCATCTATGTGAATATTTATTGAAGAACGGATATATTGTAATAGGTCTTGATAATATTAACGATTATTACGATGTTAATTTAAAATATGCTCGATTAAATGAATTGGGTATCAATAGACTAGATGCCTCTGCCTTCTACAATTATGTGGAGTCAAGGGTTTATGGTAAACAACTCTTTTTTGTTAGAATGAATCTCGAAGATAAAGTTGAACTGCCAAAGTTGTTTGATAATTTTAAAATTGATTGGGTATGTAATTTAGCTGCACAAGCTGGAGTAAGATATAGTATAGAAAACCCAATGACTTACATTGATAGTAATATAGTTGGGTTTGTTAATTTATTAGAGTGTATTCGTAATAATGGGATTAAAAAGTTAGTATATGCTAGTAGTAGTAGTGTATATGGAATGAATGAAAAGCTACCATTTTCAGAATCAGATAATGTTGATTATCCAATTAGTCTATATGCAGCGACTAAAAAGAGTAATGAGTTAATTGCATATACCTATAGTCATTTATATGGAATTCAAACTATAGGTTTGCGATTCTTTACAGTTTATGGCCCATGGGGAAGACCAGATATGGCAATGTTTTTATTTACTGATGCTATTTTAAATAATAAACCCATTAAGGTATTTAACGAAGGGAATTTGTCTAGAGATTTTACATATATAGATGATATTATAGAAGGGGTTGCATTAACTTTAATAAACACACATTTAATAAATAAACAATATAACTTATTTAATATTGGAAATGGGAATCCAGTTAAGTTGCTTAATTTCATTAAAGCTATTGAAAATGAAATAGGAAGAAAAGCTACTAAGGTCATGTTGCCAATGCAACTAGGAGACGTTGAACGCACATGGGCTGATTTACAAGAGTTTAAAAATTGTTTTAATTATACTCCCAAAGTGGGAATAAGAATTGGTGTTTCTAAGTTTGTAAAATGGTATAAAAATTATTATCAATAA
- a CDS encoding lipopolysaccharide biosynthesis protein, with amino-acid sequence MSSFKKSVLIGLLWSFGGRFIYIIIGFLTNVILARILMPEEFGRVGIAMTFVVIANVLSESGFSGALVRKLDVDNKDFYTAFIFNILVSFLLYFLLYISAVYIAKYYNDMELENIIKMSSLVIIINAFSMVQNAKANIALAYKKLAKITVLSIILSSFTAIILAFYKFGVWSIVIMQLINSICLSSLLWFSFGRIKKDKFSLESLRYLFSFGGNTTIALFLNRFFDSVYQLVIGRFFSMNDVGLFYQGKKIQEVPLTFIRSVSSSVLFSALSKVQKNKDEFTYLYSRFIAFLASISCLVTAIVYTYSTHIIYFIYGEKWKGAIPYIEILIIASFFYALETFNRIIFKTYNKTKKILFLEILKKIFQSITILIGIIFKDIIILLYGYILTNIFSYLLNLYFAKKIIVKLRWREAFNVFKTLMSAILVTIIFKYVVFIYYPELIINIMLLPIFMICYFLLLKYLNIMDIKLEFNRVLMLIRDRN; translated from the coding sequence ATGAGTTCTTTTAAAAAAAGTGTTTTGATAGGCCTTTTATGGTCTTTTGGAGGAAGGTTCATTTATATAATAATAGGATTTTTAACAAATGTAATTTTAGCAAGGATCTTGATGCCTGAAGAATTTGGTAGAGTGGGTATAGCCATGACATTTGTTGTTATAGCCAATGTTCTTTCGGAATCTGGATTTTCAGGTGCTTTAGTTAGAAAATTGGATGTTGATAATAAAGATTTTTACACGGCTTTCATTTTTAATATTTTGGTCAGTTTTCTATTATACTTTTTATTATATATATCGGCAGTCTATATTGCTAAATATTATAATGATATGGAATTAGAAAATATAATTAAAATGTCTTCTTTGGTAATAATTATTAATGCATTTTCAATGGTCCAAAATGCAAAAGCTAATATTGCTTTGGCTTATAAAAAATTGGCTAAAATTACTGTGTTATCAATTATTCTTTCTTCATTTACTGCTATTATCCTGGCTTTTTACAAATTTGGTGTATGGTCAATTGTTATTATGCAATTAATCAATTCAATTTGTTTATCCTCATTATTGTGGTTTTCATTTGGTCGTATAAAAAAAGATAAATTTAGCCTTGAATCATTAAGATATCTATTTAGTTTTGGAGGAAATACAACTATTGCATTATTTCTTAATCGTTTTTTTGACAGCGTTTATCAGTTAGTAATTGGACGTTTTTTTTCCATGAATGATGTAGGATTATTTTATCAAGGCAAGAAGATTCAAGAGGTACCTTTAACCTTTATAAGGTCAGTTTCTTCTAGTGTTCTATTTTCAGCTCTATCCAAAGTACAAAAGAATAAAGATGAATTTACATACCTTTATTCAAGATTTATTGCTTTTTTGGCATCAATTTCTTGTCTTGTTACAGCAATAGTTTACACGTATTCAACCCATATTATTTATTTTATTTACGGAGAGAAATGGAAAGGTGCCATTCCATATATTGAAATTTTAATAATTGCCTCATTTTTTTATGCTTTAGAAACGTTTAATAGAATTATTTTCAAAACTTATAATAAAACTAAAAAAATTTTATTTCTTGAGATTTTAAAGAAAATATTTCAATCCATTACTATTTTGATTGGGATTATATTTAAAGATATTATAATACTGCTGTACGGATATATTCTAACAAACATATTTAGTTATTTATTGAATTTGTATTTTGCCAAAAAGATTATAGTTAAATTAAGATGGAGAGAAGCCTTTAATGTGTTTAAAACTCTAATGAGTGCTATTTTAGTTACGATAATATTTAAATATGTAGTTTTTATATATTATCCCGAATTAATTATAAACATTATGCTATTGCCAATTTTTATGATTTGTTATTTTTTATTGTTAAAATATTTAAATATTATGGACATAAAACTGGAGTTTAACAGAGTTTTAATGTTAATAAGAGATAGAAATTAA
- a CDS encoding glycosyltransferase family 4 protein, with product MKILFIAPRFHTNQYSLVEKLFKEGHDVKFYVMGIGNSEDYRDLTPTLIPVSLFTKLYLRYFKGRSEIDVFDYTRFALPSFRKYYKEIKAINADKIIVRVGSYPYFLLLLPLVFLFRKRFLYYSQHPKYQNVRNWKRQLFNRIVSFNYMVPWYTPVLHYGNISKNKINNHYLHYIPFFSNSNRSYKDLISSSNEKVRFLCVAKYENRKGIENLISAANLIRNNGYIFSLTIVGSTGNLKRENYYLKLKAKVDNLKLNDVIELEKNVPYFNMGHYYKRNQVFILPSTNEPASVSQMEAMSYGLAIICTEDNGTAHYIKHGKNGLVIKPNIKSIEIAMEYYLKSQDILLDHQIKSLSIIDHDFSIDNTYKLFMDLL from the coding sequence ATGAAAATATTATTTATAGCACCCAGATTCCATACAAATCAATATTCTCTTGTTGAAAAATTGTTCAAAGAGGGGCATGATGTAAAATTTTATGTCATGGGAATTGGTAATAGTGAGGACTACAGGGATTTGACACCTACTTTAATTCCGGTTAGTTTATTCACAAAGTTATATTTGCGTTATTTCAAAGGTAGAAGTGAAATTGATGTTTTTGACTACACAAGATTTGCTTTGCCTTCATTTCGAAAGTATTACAAGGAGATAAAAGCAATAAATGCAGATAAAATTATTGTTAGAGTTGGTAGTTATCCTTATTTTTTATTGTTGTTGCCTTTAGTTTTTTTATTTAGGAAAAGATTTTTATATTATTCTCAACATCCCAAGTATCAAAATGTTAGAAACTGGAAAAGACAATTGTTTAATAGGATTGTTTCATTTAACTATATGGTTCCTTGGTACACTCCAGTTCTGCATTATGGTAATATTAGTAAAAACAAAATTAATAATCATTACTTGCACTATATTCCTTTTTTTTCTAACAGTAATAGAAGTTATAAAGATTTAATAAGCTCTAGTAATGAAAAGGTAAGATTTCTTTGTGTAGCCAAATATGAAAATAGAAAGGGAATTGAGAACCTCATCTCGGCAGCCAATTTGATTAGGAATAATGGATATATTTTTAGTTTAACTATTGTCGGAAGTACTGGTAACCTAAAACGAGAAAATTATTACTTGAAGCTTAAAGCGAAAGTTGATAATTTAAAACTTAATGATGTTATTGAATTAGAAAAGAATGTTCCCTATTTTAATATGGGTCATTATTATAAAAGAAATCAAGTTTTTATTTTACCTTCCACAAATGAACCAGCATCAGTTTCTCAAATGGAGGCAATGTCTTATGGCTTGGCCATAATTTGTACAGAGGATAATGGTACAGCACATTATATAAAACATGGTAAGAACGGATTGGTAATTAAACCAAATATCAAAAGTATAGAAATTGCTATGGAATATTATTTAAAATCTCAAGACATACTTCTAGATCATCAAATCAAAAGTTTAAGTATTATTGATCATGATTTCTCTATTGATAATACTTATAAATTATTCATGGATTTACTTTAA
- a CDS encoding glycosyltransferase, whose translation MKKVVFFITGLNSGGIENYLLRFLKFKASSFSEVVVYCKGGKGGHLENEYLEIPNVQIIKNNIGYFNILNYLNLLYFFKRGNYDVVCDFTGNFSGLILYCAKLSKIDKRIVFYRGSSNRFKETALRLFYNRIVRKLAYKYATSILSNSQSAFDFFYKKKMQDSRFQVIYNGVNPSLIIHINKNLRKEFAIPDNSFVVGHTGRFNNAKNHSIIIQVAEKLINKYPDIYFILCGTGVEVGLKAKVKNLNLDKNVKLFDNRRDIPMFLNTMDVYFFPSITEGQPNSLIEAMIMGLPFVASNISSIQETVGESENLYDPNDINGFFLAIEEFYMKKVSRDLMLRERTIAKFDYIKLFNQFYRSLE comes from the coding sequence ATGAAAAAGGTAGTTTTTTTTATAACAGGTCTAAATAGTGGTGGAATTGAAAACTATTTGCTTCGTTTTCTTAAATTTAAAGCATCATCTTTTTCTGAGGTAGTTGTTTATTGTAAAGGAGGGAAGGGAGGTCATTTGGAAAACGAATATTTAGAAATACCTAATGTTCAAATTATAAAAAATAATATTGGTTATTTTAATATATTGAATTATTTAAATCTTTTATATTTTTTTAAAAGAGGAAATTATGATGTTGTATGCGATTTTACTGGTAATTTTTCTGGTTTAATCCTATATTGTGCTAAACTTTCTAAAATTGATAAGCGAATTGTTTTTTACAGAGGATCTTCTAATCGTTTTAAAGAAACTGCATTACGACTATTTTATAATAGAATAGTAAGGAAATTAGCCTATAAATATGCTACAAGTATATTATCTAATTCTCAATCTGCTTTTGATTTTTTTTACAAAAAGAAAATGCAAGATTCAAGGTTTCAAGTTATCTACAACGGTGTTAATCCTAGTTTAATAATACATATAAATAAAAACTTAAGAAAGGAATTTGCCATACCGGACAATAGCTTTGTTGTTGGTCATACAGGTAGATTTAACAATGCAAAAAATCACAGTATTATTATTCAGGTCGCGGAAAAACTTATTAATAAATATCCAGATATTTATTTCATTTTATGTGGAACTGGGGTAGAGGTTGGACTAAAAGCTAAAGTAAAAAATCTAAATTTAGATAAGAATGTGAAATTATTTGATAACCGAAGAGATATCCCTATGTTCTTAAATACTATGGACGTCTATTTTTTTCCATCAATTACGGAAGGTCAACCTAATAGTTTGATTGAGGCAATGATTATGGGCTTACCTTTTGTGGCGTCTAATATTTCTTCGATTCAAGAAACAGTAGGGGAATCTGAAAATTTGTACGATCCTAATGATATTAATGGTTTTTTTCTAGCAATAGAGGAATTTTACATGAAAAAAGTAAGCAGAGATTTAATGTTGAGAGAAAGAACAATTGCAAAATTCGATTATATTAAGCTGTTCAATCAATTTTATAGAAGTTTAGAATGA
- a CDS encoding acyltransferase gives MSCGKNVKIGTNVQILSWENLSIGSNVSVHSNCYLDASGGITIGNDVSIAHNSSILSTNHDWSDYTVPIKYNKLKYRKVEISDDVWIGCGCRVLSGVVIGKRSIVAAGSVVNKIVNSNIIVGGVPAKEIKEI, from the coding sequence ATGTCATGCGGAAAAAATGTTAAAATTGGAACTAATGTCCAAATTTTGAGTTGGGAAAATTTATCGATTGGCTCCAATGTTAGTGTGCATAGTAATTGTTATTTAGATGCTAGTGGCGGTATAACCATAGGGAATGACGTTTCAATAGCTCATAATTCGAGTATTTTATCTACTAATCATGATTGGAGTGATTATACAGTTCCAATTAAATATAATAAACTTAAATATAGAAAGGTAGAAATTAGTGATGATGTTTGGATTGGATGTGGATGTAGGGTTCTATCAGGAGTTGTAATTGGGAAAAGGTCAATTGTTGCGGCAGGATCAGTTGTCAATAAAATTGTTAATTCTAATATTATAGTTGGAGGTGTACCTGCCAAAGAAATAAAAGAAATATGA
- a CDS encoding glycosyltransferase, translating into MKLLFIHDHPFYVAEDGIYSGGGLPNSVWQNYLINFKEIIVFARRSCKNKDKQVKSSNVNVSFYLTTKYSSVFSLLINFRSVYRELNSFINEADIILVRLPSVLGLIAGKIALKNKKYLWVEQVGNTSESLMGHGSILGKFIAPVFEYINYKIVCKANFISYVTEVKLQNDYPASSNAIKVSLSNVIIKECLGENKLDKDRFFGEVYRIGLIGSFDARYKGQDLLLKAIHLLEDNIKSKVKLCFVGKGDYTWVVNLAKQLDLIENIEFIGSLKAGIEVNDFLQTLSLYVQPSITEGMPRATIEAMAMGCPVIGSDVGGIPEIVSSQFVHRKKNIKEFSNHIKILFFERDTLYSEAKSSLIKVKPYLKEVLDNKRIEFYSRINSELIIKN; encoded by the coding sequence ATGAAGCTGTTATTTATTCATGATCATCCTTTTTATGTAGCTGAAGATGGTATATACAGTGGAGGCGGATTGCCAAATTCTGTTTGGCAGAATTATTTGATTAATTTTAAAGAAATAATTGTATTCGCAAGGAGAAGTTGTAAAAATAAAGATAAACAAGTAAAGTCTTCTAATGTTAATGTATCTTTTTACTTAACGACTAAATATAGTTCTGTTTTTTCTTTACTTATTAATTTTAGATCTGTATATAGAGAATTAAATTCATTTATTAATGAGGCCGATATTATTTTAGTACGTTTACCCAGTGTTTTAGGTTTGATTGCGGGTAAAATTGCGCTTAAAAATAAAAAATACTTATGGGTCGAACAAGTCGGTAATACCAGTGAATCATTAATGGGCCATGGCTCAATTTTAGGAAAATTCATTGCGCCGGTTTTTGAATATATTAATTATAAAATAGTTTGTAAGGCAAATTTTATAAGTTATGTAACGGAGGTTAAATTGCAGAATGATTACCCGGCAAGCTCAAATGCGATTAAGGTAAGTTTATCAAATGTTATTATTAAGGAGTGTTTAGGAGAAAATAAATTAGATAAAGATAGATTTTTTGGGGAAGTATATAGAATTGGTCTAATAGGAAGTTTTGATGCAAGGTACAAAGGGCAAGATTTATTATTGAAGGCTATACATTTATTGGAAGATAATATTAAAAGTAAGGTTAAGTTATGTTTTGTAGGAAAGGGTGATTATACATGGGTAGTAAATTTGGCTAAGCAATTAGATTTAATTGAAAATATTGAATTTATTGGATCACTCAAGGCAGGTATAGAAGTTAATGATTTTTTGCAAACGTTATCACTATATGTTCAGCCTTCAATTACAGAAGGGATGCCAAGAGCAACCATTGAAGCTATGGCTATGGGATGTCCTGTGATTGGCAGTGATGTTGGTGGAATTCCGGAAATAGTTTCATCCCAGTTCGTTCATAGGAAAAAGAATATTAAAGAATTTTCAAATCATATAAAAATTCTGTTTTTTGAAAGAGATACTTTATATAGTGAAGCTAAATCAAGTTTAATTAAGGTTAAACCTTATCTTAAAGAAGTCCTAGATAATAAAAGGATTGAGTTTTATTCACGAATAAATAGTGAATTGATAATTAAAAACTAG
- a CDS encoding glycosyltransferase family 4 protein: MNKLLIVANVDWFVISHRLCIAREASKQGWDVFVACEDTGRKNEIEVDGITFVDFKFSRSGTNPLNEIITLSKFLKLYKEINPDVVHHVTLKPVTYGTLVGKFLKVKGILNAVSGLGYNFTGDRKGVVQTLMIKLMRFGFNRRNVTFIFQNEDDQKALDELKITTIKNKVERIKGSGVDLDIFSESEFPSFDRIKVLLPVRMLWDKGVKELREASGLLKNKYKDKFQFILAGMADEDNKAGVPAQYLQEWQDGDYVKWIGYQKDMVSVYHDSHIVVLPSYREGMPKTLIEACAIGRPIITTDAIGCRECVDEGINGYKVPVYSIKELAEAIEKLALDQGAIIKMGKASRLKAEREFDVKNVVQKHLSIYEDLKSNLK; encoded by the coding sequence TTGAATAAATTATTAATTGTGGCCAATGTAGATTGGTTTGTAATATCTCATAGGTTGTGTATTGCAAGGGAAGCAAGTAAGCAGGGGTGGGATGTGTTTGTAGCATGTGAAGATACTGGTAGGAAGAATGAAATTGAGGTAGATGGAATTACCTTCGTTGATTTCAAATTTTCAAGATCAGGGACGAACCCTTTAAATGAAATTATAACATTATCCAAGTTCTTAAAATTATATAAAGAAATAAATCCAGATGTTGTTCATCATGTAACACTTAAACCAGTGACTTATGGAACACTTGTTGGGAAATTTTTAAAGGTAAAAGGAATCCTTAATGCTGTTAGTGGTTTAGGATATAATTTTACTGGAGATAGGAAAGGAGTGGTACAAACATTAATGATTAAATTGATGCGCTTTGGGTTTAATCGAAGAAATGTAACTTTTATTTTTCAAAACGAAGATGATCAAAAGGCACTAGATGAGCTAAAGATTACTACAATTAAAAATAAGGTTGAACGTATTAAAGGCTCTGGAGTTGATTTAGATATTTTTTCTGAAAGTGAATTTCCTTCCTTTGATCGAATAAAAGTGTTACTGCCAGTTCGAATGCTGTGGGATAAAGGAGTGAAGGAATTGAGAGAGGCTTCAGGTTTGTTGAAAAATAAATATAAAGATAAATTTCAATTTATACTTGCTGGGATGGCTGATGAGGATAATAAGGCTGGGGTTCCAGCTCAATATCTTCAAGAATGGCAAGATGGAGATTACGTAAAATGGATAGGGTATCAAAAAGACATGGTTTCTGTATATCATGATTCACATATTGTTGTGTTGCCATCATACAGGGAAGGAATGCCAAAAACATTGATTGAAGCTTGTGCAATAGGTAGACCAATTATTACTACTGATGCCATTGGATGTAGAGAATGTGTTGATGAAGGAATCAATGGTTACAAAGTACCTGTTTACTCTATTAAAGAATTAGCAGAAGCAATTGAAAAGCTTGCCCTTGACCAAGGTGCAATTATTAAAATGGGAAAGGCTTCTCGTTTAAAGGCGGAAAGGGAGTTTGATGTGAAAAATGTTGTACAAAAACATTTGTCGATTTATGAGGATTTAAAATCTAACTTGAAATGA
- a CDS encoding NAD-dependent epimerase/dehydratase family protein: MRILVTGSSGFIGQHLCDFLESKGIEVLPISLRSDDWVERIDISSNAIIHLAGKAHDTTNTSNPEEYYIINRDLTIQLFEKFLSSDIQDFIYFSSVKAVADEVSGTLTEKTEPNPLTPYGKSKLGAEKYIQSCNIPEGKRVFILRPCMVHGPGNKGNLNLLYNVVDKGIPWPLAAFSNKRSLLNIDNLLYIVHQLLIREKLKGGVYQLSDDGIISTNEIVNLISKASGRNSRLWKIHPKLIYGLAKTGDVLKLPLTTERLKKLTENYVVSNEKIKRELEIENMPFNLKDGLLKTLSSFN, from the coding sequence ATGAGAATTCTAGTTACGGGTTCATCAGGCTTTATAGGACAACATTTATGTGATTTTTTGGAATCTAAAGGGATAGAAGTACTACCTATATCTTTGCGTTCTGATGATTGGGTTGAGAGGATTGATATTTCATCTAATGCCATTATTCACTTAGCTGGAAAGGCTCATGACACGACAAATACTTCTAATCCGGAGGAGTATTATATTATTAATAGAGATCTTACAATACAGTTGTTTGAAAAATTTCTTTCTTCTGACATTCAAGATTTTATTTATTTTAGTTCTGTAAAGGCGGTTGCTGATGAAGTTTCAGGAACGCTCACGGAAAAAACGGAACCTAATCCCCTCACTCCATATGGCAAATCAAAATTAGGAGCAGAGAAGTATATTCAAAGTTGTAACATCCCTGAGGGTAAAAGGGTTTTTATATTACGCCCTTGTATGGTTCATGGGCCAGGGAATAAAGGGAATTTAAATCTTTTGTATAATGTTGTAGATAAGGGAATTCCATGGCCTTTGGCGGCTTTTTCTAACAAACGATCATTATTAAATATTGATAATCTTTTATATATAGTACACCAATTATTAATTAGAGAAAAATTAAAAGGAGGGGTTTACCAATTATCAGATGACGGCATTATTTCGACTAATGAAATAGTTAATCTGATATCGAAAGCAAGTGGTAGAAATAGTCGATTATGGAAAATCCATCCAAAGTTAATATATGGTTTAGCTAAAACAGGAGATGTATTGAAATTACCACTCACTACCGAACGACTTAAAAAATTAACTGAAAATTACGTAGTCTCAAATGAAAAGATAAAGAGAGAATTGGAGATTGAGAATATGCCATTTAATCTTAAGGACGGACTTTTAAAAACACTTTCTAGTTTCAATTAA
- a CDS encoding DUF3575 domain-containing protein gives MKSYHILFLFLLFSSTLVQAQNQTSIKGNLATTALLIPNFGVETSLGKNLSFQADITASFWKSFDGGPLQLVMVFPELRYYPKATGQGFFIGGHIGGSAYKLQKWNYHNSDRYQEGFSYMMGISIGYQFYLSERWNLEIFAGGGNQQGFYKGYDSTTGERYDDAINFNKSGEWLPYKGGLMLVYKL, from the coding sequence ATGAAAAGTTACCATATTTTATTTTTATTCCTACTATTTAGTAGTACATTAGTTCAAGCTCAAAATCAGACTTCTATTAAGGGGAATCTGGCTACGACTGCTTTATTAATACCAAATTTTGGGGTAGAAACCTCACTTGGTAAAAATCTAAGTTTTCAAGCTGATATTACAGCCTCTTTTTGGAAATCTTTTGATGGTGGCCCACTACAATTAGTAATGGTATTTCCGGAATTACGTTATTATCCCAAGGCTACTGGCCAAGGTTTTTTTATTGGTGGTCATATAGGTGGGAGTGCTTATAAATTGCAAAAATGGAATTATCATAATTCGGATAGGTATCAAGAAGGGTTTAGCTATATGATGGGTATAAGTATAGGTTATCAGTTTTACCTAAGCGAAAGATGGAACCTGGAAATTTTTGCTGGTGGTGGGAATCAACAAGGTTTTTATAAAGGATATGATTCAACCACCGGGGAACGCTACGATGATGCTATAAATTTCAATAAAAGTGGCGAATGGTTACCTTATAAAGGAGGCCTAATGTTGGTTTATAAATTGTAG
- a CDS encoding PglD-related sugar-binding protein, with amino-acid sequence MSMNEYLIYGYGGHAIVISEGVKLIGGIVNGYFDDNKSENFKNSFISSYNPNHFPNSPVLIAIGNNEIRMRVSRLIKHNYGVFIHPKAIIAEGVEIGEGTVVLAGAVIQPGVKIGKHVIINANVVLDHGSVINNFCSIYPNSYIGSNTVLCEGVTINACTSIQRNSILNHWTTVG; translated from the coding sequence ATGAGTATGAATGAATATCTTATTTATGGTTATGGTGGGCATGCCATTGTTATTAGTGAAGGAGTGAAATTAATTGGGGGAATAGTTAATGGCTATTTTGATGACAATAAAAGCGAGAACTTCAAAAATTCATTTATATCTTCATATAACCCCAATCATTTTCCTAATTCACCTGTTTTAATTGCTATTGGTAATAATGAAATTAGAATGCGCGTTTCGCGATTGATTAAACATAATTATGGAGTTTTTATACATCCTAAAGCAATTATTGCTGAAGGGGTGGAAATTGGCGAAGGAACTGTAGTCTTAGCGGGAGCAGTGATTCAACCAGGTGTAAAAATAGGGAAGCACGTTATTATTAATGCCAATGTTGTACTAGACCATGGCTCAGTAATCAATAATTTCTGTAGTATATATCCAAATTCTTATATAGGTAGTAATACCGTATTGTGTGAAGGTGTGACTATAAATGCATGTACTTCTATTCAAAGAAACTCAATTCTAAACCATTGGACAACGGTAGGATAA
- a CDS encoding MraY family glycosyltransferase, protein MEYIGVLLLLIGTLLVYFRIANHFNIIDKPNHRSAHTEVTLRGGGIVFPVALVLFIVIHHSVPQIQIFPFVMGMLALATVSFWDDVQSLPNKVRLLVHLISVSLLLWSIGIFEMFPWFIIALLFILVIGTLNAYNFMDGINGITGLYSLVILTSLWYYSTYVNSFVETSLIMYSIAACLAFLFFNFRKRAKCFAGDIGSMSIAYWVIGLLGLLILKEEELKFVLFLAVYGVETVITIIQRLILRQNIFKAHRLHLYQMLVHEYKFPHTMVSSLYASIQLLINVLVIFWEGNSITLVVGVLSLLVLIYTLVKYKLYIKTIQRAK, encoded by the coding sequence ATGGAATATATTGGTGTCTTACTTCTTCTTATAGGTACACTATTAGTTTATTTTCGCATTGCAAATCACTTTAATATTATTGATAAACCAAACCATCGAAGCGCTCACACTGAAGTTACTTTAAGAGGAGGAGGCATTGTTTTTCCTGTAGCTTTAGTTCTCTTTATTGTAATACATCACAGCGTACCACAAATTCAAATATTTCCTTTTGTTATGGGAATGCTTGCACTTGCAACGGTAAGTTTTTGGGATGATGTGCAAAGTTTACCTAATAAAGTGAGATTATTAGTTCACTTAATATCTGTATCACTACTTCTTTGGTCCATTGGAATTTTTGAAATGTTTCCATGGTTTATTATTGCCCTACTTTTTATACTAGTTATAGGGACTTTGAATGCATATAATTTCATGGATGGTATAAATGGAATTACGGGATTGTATTCTCTAGTAATATTGACATCTCTATGGTACTATAGTACATATGTAAACTCTTTTGTAGAGACTTCATTGATTATGTACTCAATTGCAGCCTGTTTGGCGTTTTTGTTTTTTAATTTTCGAAAAAGAGCTAAATGTTTTGCTGGAGATATAGGTAGTATGAGTATTGCTTATTGGGTAATTGGATTATTAGGGTTACTAATACTTAAGGAAGAGGAGTTAAAATTCGTTTTATTTTTAGCGGTCTATGGGGTTGAAACTGTAATTACAATTATACAAAGGTTGATATTAAGACAAAATATCTTTAAAGCCCATCGTTTACATCTTTATCAAATGTTGGTACATGAATACAAATTTCCTCATACTATGGTCAGTTCACTTTATGCTTCGATTCAGTTGTTAATAAATGTACTTGTTATATTTTGGGAAGGGAATAGTATAACCTTGGTGGTTGGAGTTTTATCATTATTAGTGTTAATATATACTTTGGTTAAATATAAACTTTATATAAAGACTATTCAGAGAGCCAAATAA